From Medicago truncatula cultivar Jemalong A17 chromosome 7, MtrunA17r5.0-ANR, whole genome shotgun sequence, a single genomic window includes:
- the LOC11413303 gene encoding CDPK-related kinase 7 isoform X1, translating into MGLCHGKPIETSRRERERERENSTNEEILQLPPPPSSSHHHHAPTKSSSKFPFFSPSPLPSFFKNSPANSTVSSNSTPLRTPLRIFKRPFPPPSPAKHIRALLARRHGSVKPNEATIPEGSECEVGLDKSFGFSKHFVTNFELGQEVGRGHFGYTCSAKGKKGSFKGLDVAVKVIPKSKMTTAIAIEDVRREVKILRALTGHKNLVQFYEAYEDEENVYVVMELCKGGELLDKILSRGGKYPEEDARVVLIQILSVVAYCHLQGVVHRDLKPENFLFSSEDENSTLKAIDFGLSDYVKPVFADERLNDIVGSAYYVAPEVLHRSYGTEADMWSIGVIAYILLCGSRPFWARTESGIFRAVLKADPSFDEAPWPSLSADAKDFVKRLLNKDYRKRLTAAQALSHPWLVNHLEDIKIPFDMIIHKLIKTYICSSSLRKSALGALAKTLTLVQLAYLREQFTLLGPNKSGLISMQNFKTAVLRSATDASKDSRVLDYANMVSSIQYRKLDFEEFCAAAISVHQLEGMDTWEQHARRAYELFEKDGNRPIMIEELASELGLSPSVPIHVVLQDWIRHSDGKLSFLGFVRLLHGVSSRTFHKA; encoded by the exons ATGGGACTCTGTCATGGAAAACCCATTGAAACGTCACgtagagaaagagaaagagaaagagaaaattcaacaaatgaagaaattcttcaacttccaccaccaccatcaagctctcatcatcatcatgcaCCAACTAAATCATCATCAAAGTTTCCATTTTTTAGTCCAAGTCCATTACCaagtttcttcaaaaattcaccTGCAAATTCAACTGTGAGTTCAAATTCAACCCCTCTGCGAACCCCTCTTCGGATCTTCAAGCGACCCTTTCCTCCGCCTTCACCGGCAAAGCACATTCGAGCACTGCTAGCTAGAAGACACGGCTCTGTGAAGCCTAATGAAGCTACTATACCTGAAGGGAGTGAGTGTGAAGTTGGGTTGGATAAGAGTTTTGGATTTTCTAAGCATTTTGTGACGAATTTTGAGCTTGGACAAGAAGTGGGTCGTGGCCATTTTGGTTATACTTGCTCTGCTAAGGGTAAAAAAGGAAGCTTTAAGGGTCTTGATGTTGCTGTTAAAGTCATTCCTAAATCTAAG ATGACAACAGCAATTGCTATAGAGGATGTAAGAAGAGAAGTGAAGATATTGCGAGCTCTAACTGGGCATAAGAATTTGGTACAATTCTACGAAGCTTACGAAGACGAAGAAAATGTTTATGTAGTTATGGA ATTATGCAAAGGAGGCGAATTGTTAGATAAGATTCTTTCCAG GGGTGGAAAGTACCCGGAAGAGGATGCCAGAGTTGTTTTGATTCAGATATTAAGTGTGGTAGCTTACTGTCATCTACAGGGTGTTGTACACCGCGATCTCAAGCCAGAG aattttctttttagttCTGAGGATGAAAATTCTACATTGAAGGCCATTGACTTTGGACTCTCTGATTATGTAAAGCCAG TTTTTGCAGATGAGAGATTGAATGATATTGTTGGAAGTGCTTATTACGTTGCACCTGAAGTTTTGCATAGATCTTATGGGACTGAAGCAGATATGTGGAGCATCGGTGTAATTGCTTATATTCTGTTATGTGGAAGCCGTCCTTTTTGGGCCAGGACTGAATCTGGCATATTTCGGGCTGTCCTTAAGGCAGATCCAAGTTTCGATGAAGCTCCCTGGCCTTCTTTATCGGCTGATGCAAAAGATTTTGTAAAAAGGCTGTTGAATAAAGATTACCGTAAAAGACTAACCGCTGCTCAGGCTCTCA GTCATCCGTGGCTGGTGAATCACTTAGAGGACATAAAGATACCATTTGACATGATAATCCACAAGCTCATCAAAACTTACATATGCTCGTCTTCTTTACGCAAATCAGCATTAGGG GCTCTTGCAAAGACATTGACATTAGTGCAGCTAGCATATCTCAGAGAACAATTTACTCTATTAGGGCCAAACAAAAGTGGGCTAATCTCTATGCAGAACTTCAAGACG GCTGTTTTAAGAAGCGCCACTGATGCCTCGAAGGATTCACGGGTCTTAGATTATGCGAACATG GTTAGCTCAATCCAGTATCGAAAATTAGATTTTGAGGAATTTTGCGCTGCTGCTATAAGTGTCCATCAACTGGAGGGAATGGACACTTGGGAGCAACATGCAAGGCGTGCCTACGAGCTGTTTGAAAAGGATGGAAATAGGCCAATTATGATCGAAGAGCTTGCCTCG GAACTTGGACTTAGCCCCTCAGTACCTATTCACGTGGTACTCCAAGATTGGATAAGACACTCAGATGGAAAGCTAAGTTTCTTAGGGTTTGTCAGACTCCTGCATGGAGTTTCTTCTCGCACATTTCACAAGGCTTGA
- the LOC112416708 gene encoding protein FAR-RED IMPAIRED RESPONSE 1, producing MLTLTSIFESATTGVGKRSGMEMDSFFGMNFKYSGSVSSSTKRKRKFPFPSDRQKERYEDWDALILTTHHVLKREKVLVQAKENLNSGTGEDKISALPDSLLYYILSFISIKDAATTSILSKRSRPLWLSQLFLNLDDEPFPDSLTFCNFGYSLMAMRDITLPILSFHLECWNYYDCRDISEDIYKFVNIAIQRGVENLNIDFSSSHSLFSRMALPSFVFSSKTLSILKLKQITLNEVTCVNLPSLKALYLDVVTFTYYEYILKLLSGCPILQDLGANDLRVELPYSEGRVISLSNLIRANICDIHIEFDWLQNVERLRATVLMEKLPYTFERIAMFHNLTYLELIINYQHFPRAWMFNGMISCLNIVPNFKVLSLMSLCFVKFAALVETGSTSSVQEEVDHINENSDENLEANIVQADEEPRIGMTFSSEEEVIKYYKSYARCMGFGTVKINSKNAKDGKKYFTLGCTRARSYVSNSKNLLKPNPTIRAQCMARVNMSMSLDGKITITKVALEHNHGLSPTKSRYFRCNKNLDPHTKRRLDINDQAGINVSRNFRSMVVEANGYDNLTFGEKDCRNYIDKARRLRLGTGDAEAIQNYFVRMQKKNSQFYYVMDVDDKSRLRNVFWVDARCRAAYEYFGEVITFDTTYLTNKYDMPFAPFVGVNHHGQSVLLGCALLSNEDTKTFSWLFKTWLECMHGRAPNAIITDQDRAMKKAIEDVFPKARHRWCLWHLMKKVPEKLGRHSHYESIKLLLHDAVYDSSSISDFMEKWKKMIECYELHDNEWLKGLFDERYRWVPVYVRDTFWAGMSTTQRSESMNSFFDGYVSSKTTLKQFVEQYDNALKDKIEKESMADFVSFNTTIACISLFGFESQFQKAFTNAKFKEFQIEIASMIYCNAFLEGMENLNSTFCVIESKKVYDRFKDTRFRVIFNEKDFEIQCACCLFEFKGILCRHILCVLQLTGKTESVPSCYILSRWRKDIKRRHTLIKCGFDGNVELQLVGKACDAFYEVVSVGIHTEDDLLKVMNRINELKIELNCEGSSSVIIEEDSLVQNQMAKILDPATTRSKGRPPSKRKASKLDQIVQKKVLRKKTQNRNNKSNNYLSQEEGLCLSRLQETEKAEFSTSQIIDGIGTQQRIQANLAPFNPNQKYFVEVNQVPYYSQSINHNITCSELLEAQHHMIDKPSE from the exons ATGCTAACCCTAACCTCCATATTTGAGAGTGCCACTACTGGTGTTGGAAAAAGGAGTGGGATGGAGATGGACTCTTTTTTTGGGATGAATTTTAAGTACAGTGGGAGTGTCTCTTCTTCCAcgaaaaggaagagaaaattTCCTTTTCCTTCGGATCGACAAAAGGAGCGTTATGAAGACT GGGATGCACTAATCCTTACCACCCATCATGTGTTAAAACGGGAGAAAGTCTTGGTTCAAGCCAAGGAAAACTTGAATTCTGGTACCG GAGAAGACAAAATAAGTGCGCTACCTGATTCACTTCTTTATTATATTCTTTCCTTTATTTCGATTAAAGATGCCGCCACCACAAGTATCCTCTCAAAGAGGTCGAGACCACTTTGGCTCTCACAACTCTTCCTCAACTTGGATGACGAACCATTTCCAGACTCACTGACCTTTTGCAATTTTGGATATTCACTCATGGCCATGCGAGATATCACTCTACCCATCCTCTCTTTCCATCTTGAATGTTGGAACTACTACGATTGCAGGGATATCTCCGAGGATATCTACAAATTTGTTAATATAGCAATTCAAAGAGGAGTTGAGAACCTCAACATTGACTTCTCTAGCTCTCACTCACTTTTCTCCCGGATGGCGCTGCCATCTTTTGTTTTTAGTAGCAAAACATTGTCAATCCTTAAATTGAAACAGATAACCTTAAATGAAGTTACATGCGTTAATCTTCCATCTCTCAAAGCCCTTTACTTGGACGTTGTCACTTTCACatattatgaatatattttGAAGCTTTTATCAGGATGTCCCATTCTACAAGATTTGGGAGCAAATGATTTACGAGTAGAGTTACCTTATTCAGAGGGACGAGTTATAAGTTTGTCCAATTTGATCAGAGCAAATATCTGTGACATTCATATTGAGTTTGATTGGCTTCAAAACGTAGAGCGTCTGCGTGCAACCGTG CTCATGGAGAAGCTTCCCTATACATTTGAACGCATTGCCATGTTTCACAATTTAACATACTTGGAGCTTATCATCAATTATCAACATTTTCCAAGGGCATGGATGTTTAATGGTATGATAAGTTGCTTGAATATTGTCCCAAACTTTAAAGTCTTATCATTGATGAG TTTGTGTTTTGTAAAATTTGCTGCATTAGTGGAAACGGGATCTACTTCTTCTGTCCAAGAGGAGGTTGATCACATAAATGAAAACAGTGATGAAAATTTAGAAGCAAATATTGTTCAAGCAGATGAGGAACCTAGGATTGGGATGACATTTAGTTCTGAAGAAGAAGTTATCAAATATTACAAGAGCTATGCTAGATGTATGGGTTTTGGAActgttaaaatcaattcaaaaaatGCAAAGGATGGAAAAAAATACTTTACTCTAGGATGTACTCGTGCAAGAAGCTATGTGAGTAACTCAAAGAACCTTTTGAAACCAAATCCTACCATAAGAGCACAGTGTATGGCTAGAGTAAATATGTCTATGTCTTTAGATggaaaaattacaattacaaaagTTGCTCTTGAGCATAATCATGGATTAAGCCCGACAAAATCTAGATATTTTAGATGCAATAAGAATTTGGACCCTCATACAAAAAGGAGGTTAGATATTAATGATCAAGCTGGTATTAATGTAAGCAGAAATTTCCGATCTATGGTTGTTGAAGCAAATGGATATGATAATCTTACATTTGGAGAAAAAGATTGTAGAAATTACATTGACAAAGCAAGACGGCTTCGACTTGGGACAGGAGATGCTGAAGCTATTCAAAACTATTTTGTCAGaatgcaaaagaaaaatagtCAATTTTATTATGTGATGGATGTGGATGACAAAAGTCGTTTGCGAAATGTATTCTGGGTAGATGCGAGATGTAGGGCTGCTTATGAGTATTTTGGTGAAGTCATAACTTTTGATACCACTTATTTAACAAATAAGTATGACATGCCTTTTGCCCCTTTTGTTGGAGTCAATCATCACGGTCAATCAGTTTTGTTAGGTTGTGCCCTATTGTCGAATGAGGATACGAAAACCTTTTCCTGGTTGTTCAAAACATGGTTAGAATGCATGCATGGACGTGCACCAAATGCCATAATTACTGACCAAGATAGAGCAATGAAGAAGGCAATTGAGGACGTCTTTCCAAAAGCTCGTCATCGATGGTGTTTGTGGCATTTAATGAAAAAGGTTCCGGAAAAGTTGGGTAGACATTCTCATTATGAGTCTATCAAATTACTTTTGCATGATGCTGTGTATGATTCTTCGAGCATATCTGATTTCATGGAGAAGtggaaaaaaatgattgaatgttACGAACTGCATGATAATGAATGGTTGAAAGGGCTATTTGATGAGAGATATCGTTGGGTTCCTGTGTATGTTAGAGACACATTTTGGGCTGGAATGTCAACTACACAACGAAGTGAAAGTATGAATTCATTCTTTGATGGGTATGTGAGCTCAAAGACAACATTGAAGCAATTTGTTGAACAATATGACAATGCgttgaaagataaaattgaaaaggaaagcATGGCTGATTTTGTTTCATTTAATACAACAATTGCTTGTATTAGTCTTTTTGGCTTTGAGTCTCAATTCCAAAAAGCATTTACCAATgcaaaattcaaagaatttcaaattgaaATTGCTTCTATGATTTACTGTAATGCTTTCTTAGAGGGAATGGAGAATTTGAATTCAACATTTTGCGTTATAGAAAGTAAAAAGGTATATGATAGATTTAAAGACACAAGGTTCAGGGTAATCTTCAATGAGAAAGACTTCGAAATACAATGTGCTTGCTGCTTATTTGAGTTTAAAGGCATTTTATGCAGACATATCCTTTGTGTTCTTCAGCTCACAGGTAAAACTGAGTCAGTACCGTCTTGTTATATTTTGTCAAGGTGGAGGAAGGATATTAAGCGGAGACACACACTTATTAAATGTGGGTTTGATGGAAATGTTGAATTGCAACTAGTTGGTAAGGCATGTGATGCCTTTTACGAAGTTGTTTCTGTGGGGATACATACTGAAGATGATTTATTGAAAGTGATGAATCGGATCAAcgaattgaaaattgaattaaactgTGAAGGAAGTTCTTCTGTCATTATAGAAGAAGACAGTTTAGTTCAAAATCAGATGGCTAAAATTCTTGATCCTGCAACAACTCGAAGTAAAGGACGTCCTCCCTCAAAAAGGAAAGCTTCTAAACTTGATCAAATTGTGCAAAAGAAGGTTTTAAGAAAGAAAACTCAAAATAGAAACAATAAGAGTAACAATTATCTTAGCCAAGAAGAG GGTCTGTGTCTATCTAGACTTCAAGAAACTGAAAAAGCTGAGTTTTCTACATCTCAAATCATTGATGGGATTGGCACACAACAGAGAATTCAAGCAAATTTAGCTCCcttcaatccaaatcaaaaatattttgttgaagtAAATCAG GTCCCATACTATTCTCAAAGCATAAATCATAATATTACATGTTCAGAACTTTTAGAG GCACAACACCATATGATTGATAAACCATCAGAATGA
- the LOC11414799 gene encoding dual specificity protein phosphatase 12, which produces MPHLIRENLFISNIVDAAEILQTTTTTTVPHNITHILSVLSSASISFFSEWRSSFSVSVKEISKLHVSDVPTAAKSALSPDKLLYSLEYAGEDFKLVRMAVPLRDTESENLLDYLQVCVDFIERSRKEGSVLVHCFAGVSRSAAVITAYLMKSENLSLEDALASLKQSCEFVCPNDGFLEQLKMFEEMGFKVDQSSLVYKRFRLKILGENHFSGSRIDSSKLGADPGMPVETSSEVGEATKVENNRSPAYRCKKCRRIVALQEHVVDHIPGEGETSFGWHKRKSGNPFNKSNESECSSIFIEPLRWMKDVEEGALEGKLSCAHCDARLGYFNWAGIQCSCGSWITPAFQLHKSRVDISPV; this is translated from the exons ATGCCTCACCTCATCCGTGAGAACCTCTTCATCAGCAACATCGTCGACGCCGCCGAAATTCTccaaaccaccaccaccaccaccgtccCCCACAACATCACCCACATCCTCTCCGTTCTCAGCTCCGCTTCCATCTCCTTCTTCTCCGAATGGCGTTCTTCCTTCTCCGTCTCTGTCAAGGAGATTTCCAAACTCCATGTCTCCGACGTCCCTACCGCCGCCAAGTCCGCTCTCTCCCCGGATAAACTTCTCTACTCGCTTGAATACGCCGGTGAAGATTTTAAGCTTGTGAGGATGGCTGTACCGCTGAGAGATACCGAGAGTGAAAATTTGTTGGATTATCTTCAAGTTTGTGTTGATTTTATTGAGAGGAGTAGGAAAGAAGGTTCTGTTTTGGTTCATTGTTTCGCCGGTGTTTCTAGAAG TGCAGCAGTTATTACGGCTTATTTGATGAAAAGCGAAAATTTGTCTCTAGAAG ATGCCCTTGCATCGTTAAAGCAGAGCTGTGAATTTGTTTGCCCCAATGATGGATTTCTAGAGCAG TTGAAAATGTTTGAGGAGATGGGTTTCAAGGTTGATCAATCTAGCCTTGTATACAAGCGCTTTCGTCTAAAAATACTAG GTGAGAATCATTTCTCAGGGTCGAGGATAGACAGCTCTAAACTTGGTGCAGATCCTGGCATGCCTGTTGAAACTTCTTCAGAGGTGGGAGAAGCTACTAAAGTAGAAAATAATCGTAGCCCTGCATATCGCTGTAAGAAGTGCCGTCGTATTGTTGCATTGCAAGAACATGTTGTAGATCATATTCCTGGGGAGGGTGAGACATCCTTTGGTTGGCACAAGCGGAAAAGTGGCAATCCTTTTAACAAGTCTAATGAATCTGAGTGTTCGTCCATATTTATTGAGCCTCTACGGTGGATGAAAGATG TTGAAGAAGGCGCGTTGGAGGGAAAGCTGTCCTGTGCTCATTGTGATGCCCGTTTGGGATACTTCAATTGGGCAGGCATACAATGCAGCTGTGGAAGCTGGATAACACCAGCTTTTCAACTACACAAAAGTCGGGTAGATATAAGCCCTGTGTAA
- the LOC11413303 gene encoding CDPK-related kinase 7 isoform X2, with protein sequence MGLCHGKPIETSRRERERERENSTNEEILQLPPPPSSSHHHHAPTKSSSKFPFFSPSPLPSFFKNSPANSTVSSNSTPLRTPLRIFKRPFPPPSPAKHIRALLARRHGSVKPNEATIPEGSECEVGLDKSFGFSKHFVTNFELGQEVGRGHFGYTCSAKGKKGSFKGLDVAVKVIPKSKMTTAIAIEDVRREVKILRALTGHKNLVQFYEAYEDEENVYVVMELCKGGELLDKILSRGGKYPEEDARVVLIQILSVVAYCHLQGVVHRDLKPENFLFSSEDENSTLKAIDFGLSDYVKPDERLNDIVGSAYYVAPEVLHRSYGTEADMWSIGVIAYILLCGSRPFWARTESGIFRAVLKADPSFDEAPWPSLSADAKDFVKRLLNKDYRKRLTAAQALSHPWLVNHLEDIKIPFDMIIHKLIKTYICSSSLRKSALGALAKTLTLVQLAYLREQFTLLGPNKSGLISMQNFKTAVLRSATDASKDSRVLDYANMVSSIQYRKLDFEEFCAAAISVHQLEGMDTWEQHARRAYELFEKDGNRPIMIEELASELGLSPSVPIHVVLQDWIRHSDGKLSFLGFVRLLHGVSSRTFHKA encoded by the exons ATGGGACTCTGTCATGGAAAACCCATTGAAACGTCACgtagagaaagagaaagagaaagagaaaattcaacaaatgaagaaattcttcaacttccaccaccaccatcaagctctcatcatcatcatgcaCCAACTAAATCATCATCAAAGTTTCCATTTTTTAGTCCAAGTCCATTACCaagtttcttcaaaaattcaccTGCAAATTCAACTGTGAGTTCAAATTCAACCCCTCTGCGAACCCCTCTTCGGATCTTCAAGCGACCCTTTCCTCCGCCTTCACCGGCAAAGCACATTCGAGCACTGCTAGCTAGAAGACACGGCTCTGTGAAGCCTAATGAAGCTACTATACCTGAAGGGAGTGAGTGTGAAGTTGGGTTGGATAAGAGTTTTGGATTTTCTAAGCATTTTGTGACGAATTTTGAGCTTGGACAAGAAGTGGGTCGTGGCCATTTTGGTTATACTTGCTCTGCTAAGGGTAAAAAAGGAAGCTTTAAGGGTCTTGATGTTGCTGTTAAAGTCATTCCTAAATCTAAG ATGACAACAGCAATTGCTATAGAGGATGTAAGAAGAGAAGTGAAGATATTGCGAGCTCTAACTGGGCATAAGAATTTGGTACAATTCTACGAAGCTTACGAAGACGAAGAAAATGTTTATGTAGTTATGGA ATTATGCAAAGGAGGCGAATTGTTAGATAAGATTCTTTCCAG GGGTGGAAAGTACCCGGAAGAGGATGCCAGAGTTGTTTTGATTCAGATATTAAGTGTGGTAGCTTACTGTCATCTACAGGGTGTTGTACACCGCGATCTCAAGCCAGAG aattttctttttagttCTGAGGATGAAAATTCTACATTGAAGGCCATTGACTTTGGACTCTCTGATTATGTAAAGCCAG ATGAGAGATTGAATGATATTGTTGGAAGTGCTTATTACGTTGCACCTGAAGTTTTGCATAGATCTTATGGGACTGAAGCAGATATGTGGAGCATCGGTGTAATTGCTTATATTCTGTTATGTGGAAGCCGTCCTTTTTGGGCCAGGACTGAATCTGGCATATTTCGGGCTGTCCTTAAGGCAGATCCAAGTTTCGATGAAGCTCCCTGGCCTTCTTTATCGGCTGATGCAAAAGATTTTGTAAAAAGGCTGTTGAATAAAGATTACCGTAAAAGACTAACCGCTGCTCAGGCTCTCA GTCATCCGTGGCTGGTGAATCACTTAGAGGACATAAAGATACCATTTGACATGATAATCCACAAGCTCATCAAAACTTACATATGCTCGTCTTCTTTACGCAAATCAGCATTAGGG GCTCTTGCAAAGACATTGACATTAGTGCAGCTAGCATATCTCAGAGAACAATTTACTCTATTAGGGCCAAACAAAAGTGGGCTAATCTCTATGCAGAACTTCAAGACG GCTGTTTTAAGAAGCGCCACTGATGCCTCGAAGGATTCACGGGTCTTAGATTATGCGAACATG GTTAGCTCAATCCAGTATCGAAAATTAGATTTTGAGGAATTTTGCGCTGCTGCTATAAGTGTCCATCAACTGGAGGGAATGGACACTTGGGAGCAACATGCAAGGCGTGCCTACGAGCTGTTTGAAAAGGATGGAAATAGGCCAATTATGATCGAAGAGCTTGCCTCG GAACTTGGACTTAGCCCCTCAGTACCTATTCACGTGGTACTCCAAGATTGGATAAGACACTCAGATGGAAAGCTAAGTTTCTTAGGGTTTGTCAGACTCCTGCATGGAGTTTCTTCTCGCACATTTCACAAGGCTTGA
- the LOC11417627 gene encoding protein ARV 2 isoform X1, producing MGYRCIQCGFTINTLYFQYSPGNIRLMKCENCKAVADEYIECEIMIIVIDIILHKPKAYRHLLYNVINQEAMKFQGLLWKLAVIFLLFDAYRYLILESSKGKLGSSMSYSSLVSMCCKMLIDVCFGNFMFLLTFFFMVKMFLHISISVSRCNDILLGLLISCYSKIFLIAMTVWEFPSSVIFIIELFCLSSNAVALKVMTESSMSRCVWTCFSAYAIKLFFIQAPELILLGKLMQGWSQMPFTLSLKSVFV from the exons ATGGGTTATAGATGTATTCAGTGTGGTTTTACCATCAATACACTTTATTTTCAGTATTCTCCGGGTAACATTCGCTTGATGAAATGT GAGAATTGCAAGGCTGTGGCAGATGAATACATAGAATGTGAAATCATG ATTATTGTAATAGATATAATACTTCACAAACCGAAGGCCTATAGACATCTTCTTTACAATGTAATCAATCAAGAAGCCATGAAGTTTCAG ggactactCTGGAAATTGGCtgtcatttttcttctttttgatgCAT ACAGGTATTTGATCTTGGAAAGCAGCAAGGGTAAACTGGGTTCATCAATGAGCTACTCATCACTAGTGTCGATGTGTTGCAAG ATGCTGATCGACGTCTGCTTTGGGAACTTTATGTTTCTTTTAACCTTCTTCTTTATGGTCAAGATGTTTCTCCATATATCAATCAGTGTCTCCAG ATGCAATGACATTTTGCTTGGTCTCCTGATTTCATGTTACTCCAAGATTTTTCTTATTGCCATGACG GTCTGGGAATTTCCATCTTCTGTGATCttcattattgaattattttgcTTATCATCTAATGCAGTAGCATTAAAAG TGATGACGGAGTCAAGTATGAGTCGATGTGTATGGACCTGCTTCAGTGCATATGCTATCAAGTTGTTTTTCATTCAGGCACCTGAGCTCATATTGTTGGGGAAACTAATGCAAGGCTGGAGTCAAATGCCCTTCACACTGTCTTTAAAGTCagtttttgtttag
- the LOC11417627 gene encoding protein ARV 2 isoform X2, protein MGYRCIQCGFTINTLYFQYSPGNIRLMKCENCKAVADEYIECEIMIIVIDIILHKPKAYRHLLYNVINQEAMKFQGLLWKLAVIFLLFDAYRYLILESSKGKLGSSMSYSSLVSMCCKMLIDVCFGNFMFLLTFFFMVKMFLHISISVSRCNDILLGLLISCYSKIFLIAMTVWEFPSSVIFIIELFCLSSNAVALKG, encoded by the exons ATGGGTTATAGATGTATTCAGTGTGGTTTTACCATCAATACACTTTATTTTCAGTATTCTCCGGGTAACATTCGCTTGATGAAATGT GAGAATTGCAAGGCTGTGGCAGATGAATACATAGAATGTGAAATCATG ATTATTGTAATAGATATAATACTTCACAAACCGAAGGCCTATAGACATCTTCTTTACAATGTAATCAATCAAGAAGCCATGAAGTTTCAG ggactactCTGGAAATTGGCtgtcatttttcttctttttgatgCAT ACAGGTATTTGATCTTGGAAAGCAGCAAGGGTAAACTGGGTTCATCAATGAGCTACTCATCACTAGTGTCGATGTGTTGCAAG ATGCTGATCGACGTCTGCTTTGGGAACTTTATGTTTCTTTTAACCTTCTTCTTTATGGTCAAGATGTTTCTCCATATATCAATCAGTGTCTCCAG ATGCAATGACATTTTGCTTGGTCTCCTGATTTCATGTTACTCCAAGATTTTTCTTATTGCCATGACG GTCTGGGAATTTCCATCTTCTGTGATCttcattattgaattattttgcTTATCATCTAATGCAGTAGCATTAAAAGGTTAG